The Lonchura striata isolate bLonStr1 chromosome 7, bLonStr1.mat, whole genome shotgun sequence genome window below encodes:
- the MCU gene encoding calcium uniporter protein, mitochondrial isoform X3: MGISCFSLLYSYQRGAVLSFVSSQVHHRLSPWQSVRVVYCSTVVPSDEVTVVYQNGLPVISVSLPSRRERCQFTLKPISDSVGVFLQQLRAEDRGIDRVAIYSADGTRVASSTGIDLLLLDDFKLIINDVSYHVRPPKRELLSHENATTLNDVKTLVQQLYTALSIEEHQLNKEKELIGRLEQLKEQLAPLEKVRMELSRKAEKRTTLVLWGGLAYMATQFGILARLTWWEYSWDIMEPVTYFITYGSAMAMYAYFVMTRQEYVYPDARDRQYLLFFHKGAKKTRFDLEKYNQLKDAIAQNWTLRDFETHCKFICPSSKFLKRTDQQRSSEPQQKTCS; encoded by the exons GTCTCCTTGGCAGAGCGTGAGAGTGGTGTATTGCAGTACCGTAGTGCCCTCTGATG AAGTGACGGTGGTTTACCAGAACGGGTTGCCTGTGATTTCTGTGAGTCTTCCATCGCGGCGCGAGCGCTGCCAGTTCACCCTGAAACCCATCTCAGACTCTGTCGGGGTGTTCTTGCAACAGCTGCGAGCAGAGGACAGAGGAATTGATCGGGTTGCAATCTACTCAGCAG ATGGCACACGTGTGGCCTCCTCCACAGGCATAGACCTCCTTCTGCTGGATGACTTCAAACTGATCATTAATGATGTCTCCTACCACGTCAGACCACCAAAGAGAG AGCTCTTAAGCCATGAAAATGCCACAACGCTGAATGATGTGAAGACGTTGGTTCAGCAGTTGTACACAGCCTTGAGCATCGAGGAGCACCAGCTGAACAAGGAGAAGGAGCTGATAGGGAGACTAGAGCAATTGAAGGAGCAGCTAGCACCTCTAGAAAAA GTAAGGATGGAGCTCAGCAGGAAGGCAGAGAAGAGGACAACCTTGGTGTTGTGGGGAGGCCTGGCCTACATGGCCACTCAGTTTGGGATTCTGGCCCGCCTCACCTGGTGGGAATATTCTTGGGACATTATGGAACCAGTCACCTATTTCATCACCTATGGTAGTGCCATGGCAATGTATGCTTATTTCGTAATGACCCGCCAG gaaTATGTTTATCCAGATGCCAGAGACAGACAGTACTTACTATTTTTCCATAAAGGAGCCAAAAAGACACGATTTGATCTAGAGAAATACAATCAACTCAAGGATGCAATTGCTCAG AATTGGACCTTAAGAGACTTCGAGACCCACTGCAAGTTCATCTGCCCATCCAGCAAATTTCTGAAAAGGACTGATCAGCAAAGAAGCTCTGAACCCCAGCAAAAAACCTGTTCATAG